The Dioscorea cayenensis subsp. rotundata cultivar TDr96_F1 chromosome 19, TDr96_F1_v2_PseudoChromosome.rev07_lg8_w22 25.fasta, whole genome shotgun sequence genome includes a window with the following:
- the LOC120250048 gene encoding uncharacterized protein LOC120250048 gives MANSSSTLQRLLLIAIVGENHLPKRRRLFFWTKSLNFFFGRSGSSFAARSFSRVNWRSGVDTCSFRGLLKDLDWSACPNLVKSFGIWVHGMAGDILRLMLICGFEDSSLYYLLRTRRVLSLISASCLLYAWK, from the exons ATGGCAAACTCTAGCTCTACCCTGCAGCGCTTACTCTTGATCGCCATTGTTGGAGAGAATCATCTGCCCAAGCGCCGCCGCCTTTTTTTCTGGACGAAatccctaaattttttttttggtcgaTCGGGGTCAAGCTTCGCTGCGCGTTCGTTTTCCAGGGTTAATTGGCGCTCTGGGGTAGACACTTGCTCTTTCAGAGGCTTGCTGAAGGACCTGGATTGGAGCGCGTGCCCTAATTTGGTAAAAAGTTTTGGGATTTGGGTTCACGGGATGGCGGGGGATATTTTGCGGTTAATGCTCATCTGCGGATTTGAAG ATTCCTCACTGTATTATTTGTTGAGAACACGGAGAGTGTTGTCCCTTATCTCTGCAAGTTGCCTTCTCTATGCCTGGAAGTGA